A genome region from Geoalkalibacter ferrihydriticus DSM 17813 includes the following:
- the brxL gene encoding BREX system Lon protease-like protein BrxL, whose product MNQDALDIKLNDVFFGKVVRKDLLLQVKKGTNVPSFVLEFLLARYCASDDPREIQEGMAAVLETIQKNYVRPDESNKAQMIVQQRGKHTFIDKIHVKYFEKEKRPWARMENFNSSRIAINDRYYQSENDRIFEGGIWAECTVAHNDVEDDPYAFYIEKLKPIQLSRFDFDGFVEGRRQFTRDEWIDVLIRSFGIEPSWMSPRLKFHYLARLAPLVEANFNFIELGPRGNGKSYTFSEFSPYSTLLGAPTSAATLWWNNGRKQVGIIGFWDVVAFDEVGEGIVVRDRETFQVMKQYMANGNFTRSSSMVTASASLAFIGNIDDAIESVVNSPEHSLFKPLHPVFDLAILDRFHTFVPGWEIPKNKDENLTRNYGLIIEYLAEAFHHLARKTNRFAQVKAACKLGPGYDQRDQTAVLKTVCAFVKMLHPGDEPTQEEINEYLAYAIEGRRRVKEQLNKKKPDDEFANINLGFYAPDGQLITVFCPESRYADATQNPSRSRAQEEEDETVAAKPATVQPPPGAFPPPEAQPSALPEPVASEQTEALAANRSEPKERHYRIHYGAIGHSYESIFGDYLPGAEEIVIEDPYIRQNHQIGNFLRFCETAVRLGKPKRIVLITKFDNQFEKDEAMAKLFSIADSLKQLDISLEIKENAALHDREIRLSNGWTLKIGRGFDIYQKPDDWFQIGANDLFLRPCLETNVDVIPR is encoded by the coding sequence ATGAACCAGGATGCCCTCGACATCAAACTAAACGACGTCTTCTTCGGCAAGGTGGTGCGCAAGGATCTGCTCCTTCAGGTAAAAAAGGGGACCAACGTTCCATCCTTCGTGCTGGAATTTCTTCTGGCTCGCTACTGCGCCAGCGATGATCCGCGAGAGATACAGGAGGGGATGGCTGCGGTTCTGGAGACCATTCAGAAGAACTACGTGCGCCCCGACGAGAGCAACAAGGCGCAGATGATCGTTCAACAGAGGGGCAAGCACACCTTCATCGACAAGATCCACGTCAAATATTTTGAGAAGGAGAAGCGGCCTTGGGCGCGGATGGAGAATTTCAATTCCTCACGCATCGCTATAAACGATCGCTACTACCAATCTGAAAACGACCGCATCTTCGAAGGGGGGATCTGGGCGGAGTGCACCGTTGCCCACAACGATGTTGAAGATGACCCTTATGCCTTCTACATCGAAAAGCTTAAGCCGATCCAACTTTCCAGGTTTGATTTCGATGGGTTCGTGGAGGGGCGCAGGCAGTTCACCCGGGACGAGTGGATCGATGTACTGATCCGCTCGTTTGGCATTGAGCCGAGCTGGATGAGTCCGCGCCTGAAGTTTCATTATCTGGCCCGACTCGCTCCCTTGGTGGAGGCGAACTTCAACTTCATCGAGCTGGGTCCGCGCGGGAACGGGAAGTCCTACACTTTCAGCGAGTTCTCACCTTATTCGACGTTGCTCGGTGCACCGACCTCTGCCGCAACACTCTGGTGGAATAACGGCCGCAAGCAGGTTGGAATTATAGGCTTTTGGGACGTAGTGGCTTTTGATGAGGTCGGCGAAGGGATCGTGGTGCGAGATCGCGAGACCTTTCAGGTGATGAAGCAGTACATGGCCAACGGCAATTTCACCCGATCTTCCTCAATGGTTACGGCGAGCGCCAGCTTGGCTTTCATCGGCAATATCGATGATGCGATTGAGTCGGTGGTCAACTCCCCTGAGCATTCGCTCTTCAAGCCTCTGCATCCAGTATTCGATCTGGCCATTCTGGACCGTTTCCATACCTTCGTTCCCGGCTGGGAGATTCCGAAGAACAAAGACGAGAACCTGACCCGCAATTACGGTTTGATAATCGAATACCTGGCCGAGGCATTTCACCATCTCGCCCGCAAAACGAACCGTTTCGCCCAGGTGAAGGCTGCCTGCAAACTCGGCCCCGGCTATGACCAGCGGGACCAGACGGCCGTGCTGAAGACCGTCTGCGCTTTCGTCAAGATGCTCCATCCGGGCGACGAGCCGACCCAGGAGGAAATCAACGAGTATCTCGCCTATGCGATCGAAGGGCGGCGGCGGGTGAAGGAGCAGCTCAACAAAAAGAAGCCGGACGACGAGTTCGCCAATATCAACCTCGGTTTCTACGCACCCGACGGGCAGTTGATTACGGTCTTCTGCCCCGAATCGCGTTATGCCGACGCAACCCAGAACCCCTCACGCAGCCGGGCGCAGGAAGAAGAGGATGAGACTGTAGCTGCTAAGCCCGCTACTGTACAGCCACCTCCAGGGGCCTTTCCTCCGCCGGAGGCTCAACCTTCGGCCTTACCGGAGCCCGTTGCCTCAGAGCAGACGGAAGCCCTTGCCGCTAATAGAAGCGAACCGAAGGAGCGGCACTATCGAATCCATTACGGAGCAATCGGGCATTCCTACGAGAGCATCTTCGGCGACTACCTGCCTGGAGCAGAGGAGATCGTCATCGAGGACCCCTATATCCGGCAAAATCATCAGATCGGCAACTTCTTGCGCTTTTGCGAAACGGCCGTTCGTCTAGGCAAGCCGAAGCGTATTGTCCTGATCACGAAGTTTGACAACCAGTTCGAGAAGGACGAGGCGATGGCAAAGCTGTTTTCCATCGCCGACAGTCTGAAGCAGCTTGATATATCTTTGGAGATCAAGGAAAACGCAGCCTTGCACGATAGAGAGATAAGGCTGAGTAACGGCTGGACCTTAAAGATCGGGAGAGGTTTTGACATCTACCAGAAACCGGACGATTGGTTCCAGATCGGCGCAAATGACCTTTTTCTTAGACCGTGTTTGGAAACGAATGTGGACGTGATTCCGCGGTAG
- a CDS encoding PglZ domain-containing protein, whose translation MTIREYIRDQVFRRRAQEKGALVIYDPVRRYYDVALDMAWEKCQVIDVSPSIIEQREAATEALSSLADGNIHQLVIWIPAPPPADSDAKQRDPFAVFAEIGAVFPSGDGDDYASICRRAKPDHVPEINRLFEDGEPTFDMMDALDQGGSWPKLKTLLGASSAREILIGIVSPKPEQEEALKQDPTWVGEAREFVHRSLGQRLKTKGQTRQSIADELWRIILFSEFVFDSGSEIPSALATLPQAGIEAKSLIYDLCDELRKHEDHKDTYTIFALEIEQELSLAERTREMTQFGERDTFSFEERLFLQRMVDQALDGELEKAREIWESRRKSIWMGQEERLAEWTLSLRALDLLDTASRLSTPRFPTLESIIHGYALNWRDLDRHHREMEQAVNEWQGDHEGLETLVARARSAYFRSVEALQAEFVRLVATEGWPVSGGQVLWNCQIFSKMVAPALDAGERVAYFLIDSLRYELGVEIEKQLSDKRPVILHTACAQLPTYTEVGMASLMPEAESALKMISKDGKLVTTLGGQVATAPATRLAYLQSKKGDQCGDIDLDDLVRQKKPKMGDKVRLLLVRTRDIDSIAHDTPHHVLQLIPTLVRQILRGLTKVADMGFDRAIIATDHGFILFHEQGAGNVAPRPAGNWLIEKTRCMLGQGQADAANLVLKREDLGIPGDFEEFAAPKALVPYSRGQIYYHEGLSLQECVLPCLNVQLVSGKKGKKLSPDSLVLTYRQGKTNRITSRRPVVDLAWPQAGLFTEEGEIEVVIEAADPKGKIVGWVGSCPTINPATGGVRINPGAALSVGLRMEDDFSGDFTVRVLDAATNVLLASLHLETGYFE comes from the coding sequence ATGACGATTCGGGAATACATCCGTGATCAGGTCTTCCGCCGCAGAGCCCAGGAGAAAGGTGCACTCGTCATTTATGACCCAGTTCGCCGCTATTACGATGTTGCTCTGGATATGGCATGGGAAAAATGCCAGGTGATCGACGTTTCCCCATCTATCATTGAGCAGCGTGAGGCAGCTACGGAAGCTCTCAGCTCCTTGGCGGACGGTAACATCCATCAACTGGTGATCTGGATTCCGGCGCCTCCTCCCGCGGACAGCGATGCCAAGCAGCGAGACCCCTTTGCCGTTTTCGCCGAGATCGGAGCCGTCTTCCCCTCGGGCGATGGCGATGATTACGCTTCCATTTGTCGCCGGGCCAAGCCGGATCATGTCCCGGAAATCAATAGGCTTTTCGAAGACGGGGAGCCGACCTTTGATATGATGGATGCGCTCGACCAGGGGGGCTCCTGGCCCAAACTGAAAACCCTGCTGGGAGCCTCGTCCGCGAGAGAAATCCTGATCGGCATCGTATCGCCGAAACCGGAACAGGAAGAGGCGCTCAAGCAGGACCCGACCTGGGTGGGAGAAGCCAGGGAGTTTGTTCATCGCAGCCTTGGGCAAAGGCTTAAGACCAAGGGGCAGACACGTCAGTCGATCGCTGACGAGTTGTGGCGGATCATCCTTTTCAGCGAATTCGTATTCGATTCCGGGAGTGAAATCCCCTCGGCCCTTGCGACCCTTCCGCAAGCCGGGATCGAGGCGAAATCTCTGATCTACGATCTCTGTGATGAGTTACGCAAGCACGAGGACCATAAGGATACCTACACGATCTTTGCCTTGGAGATCGAGCAGGAGCTTTCACTCGCGGAGCGTACTCGCGAGATGACACAGTTTGGGGAGCGGGATACCTTCTCCTTTGAAGAGCGCCTTTTCCTGCAGCGCATGGTGGACCAGGCCCTTGATGGTGAGCTTGAAAAAGCAAGGGAAATCTGGGAGAGCCGCAGAAAGTCCATCTGGATGGGGCAGGAGGAGCGTTTGGCCGAGTGGACCCTTTCCTTGAGGGCTCTCGATCTTCTCGATACAGCCAGTCGTCTGAGCACCCCCCGCTTCCCCACGCTTGAATCGATCATCCATGGCTACGCTTTGAACTGGCGCGACCTGGACCGCCACCACCGAGAGATGGAACAGGCCGTCAATGAGTGGCAGGGGGACCACGAAGGGCTGGAAACATTGGTCGCCCGCGCCCGTTCTGCATACTTCCGATCTGTTGAGGCTCTTCAAGCCGAATTCGTTCGCCTGGTGGCTACCGAGGGGTGGCCGGTCAGTGGGGGCCAAGTGCTCTGGAACTGCCAGATCTTCTCGAAAATGGTCGCCCCGGCCCTCGACGCCGGCGAGCGCGTGGCCTATTTTCTCATTGATTCTCTACGCTATGAACTGGGCGTCGAGATCGAAAAGCAGCTATCTGACAAGCGGCCGGTTATCCTGCACACCGCCTGCGCTCAACTGCCGACTTATACCGAAGTGGGGATGGCCAGCCTGATGCCCGAGGCCGAGTCTGCTCTCAAGATGATCAGCAAGGATGGGAAACTGGTCACGACCCTCGGTGGACAGGTGGCAACTGCCCCGGCTACGCGCTTGGCCTACCTGCAATCGAAAAAAGGTGACCAGTGCGGCGATATCGACCTTGACGATTTGGTTCGCCAGAAGAAACCGAAAATGGGAGACAAGGTGCGACTGCTTCTTGTCCGCACCCGTGATATTGACTCCATTGCCCATGATACCCCTCATCACGTCCTGCAATTGATCCCGACACTTGTGCGCCAGATCCTTCGCGGGTTGACCAAGGTGGCGGATATGGGCTTCGATAGAGCGATCATTGCCACTGACCATGGATTCATCCTCTTCCATGAACAAGGGGCAGGGAATGTTGCCCCGCGCCCGGCAGGTAACTGGCTGATCGAAAAAACTCGGTGCATGCTCGGCCAGGGCCAGGCCGATGCAGCGAACTTGGTGCTGAAACGCGAAGATCTAGGTATCCCAGGTGATTTCGAAGAATTTGCCGCGCCCAAAGCTTTGGTCCCTTATTCCCGCGGACAGATATACTACCATGAGGGGTTATCCCTCCAGGAATGCGTGCTTCCCTGCCTCAACGTTCAACTTGTCTCTGGCAAGAAAGGGAAAAAGCTCTCACCCGATAGCCTGGTATTGACTTATCGCCAGGGGAAAACCAACCGCATTACCTCTCGTCGTCCTGTCGTGGATTTGGCCTGGCCGCAGGCTGGGCTATTCACCGAAGAGGGAGAAATCGAGGTCGTTATCGAGGCCGCCGATCCCAAAGGAAAGATCGTAGGTTGGGTAGGCTCCTGCCCGACAATTAACCCCGCGACTGGCGGGGTGCGCATCAACCCCGGCGCCGCTCTCTCTGTAGGACTCCGGATGGAGGATGATTTCTCTGGGGACTTCACCGTGCGGGTGCTCGACGCAGCGACAAACGTATTGCTGGCCAGCCTTCATCTTGAGACGGGATATTTCGAATGA